Proteins from one Pseudarthrobacter sp. BIM B-2242 genomic window:
- a CDS encoding sucrase ferredoxin: MAGTASPGSVWILIEYRGGWPPNGFDGLDLDAGTKALVVSAARTARARVLLVRRPGPRRRLGPGRWAVLRHQSADAYQQLWGTWDRDEDLAKIVPALTSPGHPGLPPVILICAHGQHDPCCAVRGRPVGRALSERWPELVWECSHVGGDRFAANAVVAPDGVYYGGLDAESSVTTIENHLAGRIHAEYLRGYTDLIPPQQAAVAAVLGRFGPAGRNDYLVTETLSEGNHWRIHITGRPPHPAHIDVELRAHRSPPCQLTCRGPALGSVIVYEPTSIRRT, translated from the coding sequence ATGGCAGGCACGGCGTCGCCCGGCTCGGTTTGGATCCTCATAGAGTACCGGGGCGGGTGGCCGCCCAACGGCTTCGACGGCCTTGATCTTGACGCTGGAACAAAAGCCCTCGTAGTCTCGGCTGCGCGGACGGCACGTGCACGGGTCCTCTTGGTGCGGCGGCCCGGCCCACGCCGGCGCCTCGGTCCCGGACGTTGGGCCGTACTGCGCCATCAAAGCGCCGACGCCTATCAACAGCTATGGGGAACGTGGGACCGGGACGAGGACCTGGCAAAGATCGTCCCAGCCCTGACATCGCCCGGACATCCTGGCTTGCCGCCGGTCATCCTGATCTGCGCTCATGGTCAGCATGACCCCTGCTGCGCCGTGCGGGGACGGCCCGTAGGACGTGCACTCAGTGAGCGATGGCCAGAGCTGGTGTGGGAGTGCTCCCACGTTGGCGGTGACAGGTTCGCAGCTAACGCCGTCGTCGCCCCCGACGGTGTGTACTACGGTGGACTCGATGCCGAGTCATCCGTCACCACGATCGAGAATCACCTCGCCGGTCGCATCCACGCAGAGTATCTGCGCGGATACACGGATCTCATCCCACCACAGCAAGCCGCCGTCGCTGCCGTGCTCGGACGTTTCGGCCCCGCCGGCCGGAATGACTATCTGGTCACTGAGACCTTGAGCGAGGGCAACCATTGGCGCATCCACATCACCGGCCGCCCGCCCCACCCGGCGCATATCGACGTGGAACTGCGGGCCCACCGCTCACCGCCTTGTCAGCTGACCTGCCGAGGGCCGGCGCTGGGCTCGGTCATAGTCTACGAACCCACCTCCATCCGCAGAACCTGA